The following proteins are co-located in the Chloroflexota bacterium genome:
- a CDS encoding formylglycine-generating enzyme family protein: MPITDDLSPAEKRQPIHSRERVRFEHRVAHGIMEDKLILALAPDLAMEFVRVPAGEFLMGSHPDDLLAYDDETPQHKIYLLDYFIGKYPVTIAQFDVFARATKLATRTPLDTVDPHADHPVTQVSWHDAYAFGAWLSKLKGLWIRLPSEAEWEKAARGADGRSWSWGNHAPTPDLANIESPGKTTTRVGAFSPRGDSPYGCADMIGNVWEWTRSLFKPYPYQNDDWREQTGDLGMRVVRGGSFFSKPNRARCASRLRQPPNNRFEKDIGFRVCALIAPPDFNNL, from the coding sequence ATGCCTATCACCGACGATCTCTCACCCGCCGAAAAACGGCAACCGATTCACTCACGCGAACGCGTGCGTTTCGAGCACCGCGTCGCGCACGGGATTATGGAAGACAAACTGATTCTCGCGCTCGCGCCCGACCTCGCGATGGAATTTGTGCGCGTGCCTGCCGGCGAATTCTTGATGGGCAGTCACCCCGACGATCTGCTCGCGTACGACGACGAAACGCCGCAACACAAAATCTACCTGCTCGATTATTTCATCGGCAAGTATCCAGTCACCATCGCGCAGTTCGACGTGTTCGCGCGCGCGACCAAACTCGCCACGCGCACACCGCTCGACACGGTTGATCCACACGCCGACCATCCGGTCACGCAAGTGAGTTGGCACGACGCATACGCGTTTGGCGCGTGGCTCAGTAAACTCAAGGGCTTGTGGATTCGTCTGCCAAGCGAAGCCGAGTGGGAAAAAGCCGCGCGCGGCGCGGACGGGCGCAGTTGGTCGTGGGGCAATCACGCGCCAACGCCGGATCTCGCGAACATCGAATCGCCGGGCAAGACGACGACGCGCGTCGGCGCGTTCAGCCCGCGCGGGGATAGCCCGTACGGGTGCGCGGATATGATCGGGAATGTGTGGGAATGGACGCGCAGTCTCTTCAAGCCCTATCCGTATCAAAACGACGATTGGCGCGAACAAACCGGCGACCTGGGTATGCGCGTCGTGCGCGGCGGCTCGTTCTTTAGCAAACCCAATCGCGCGCGCTGTGCGAGCCGTTTGCGACAACCGCCGAACAATCGTTTCGAAAAAGACATCGGTTTTCGCGTGTGCGCGTTGATCG
- the cyoE gene encoding protoheme IX farnesyltransferase — MRLPMKASEASIVAKLRQYWVLTKSLQTGLLLVTGIAGYLSARCPFTRGETLLAVTASLFLAIAGSTVLNMVWDRDIDAVMRRTCARPLPVGKVSAREGAALGIAMSVVGIAWASALAPLYGVIVFAGWFCDVVIYTMWLKRRTPWSILWGGIAGAMPILAGRALGTGTIDAIGILLALAILLWIPTHMLTFGIKYAEQYRAAGVPVFPNAYGERLTRVAIAGATSAAVIAMVLAAWHIRLPWTYFHLALWLGIALVAFTFVSIARQSPELNFGLYKFASLYMLGAMALIMLGATGG, encoded by the coding sequence ATGCGCCTGCCAATGAAGGCGAGCGAGGCGAGTATCGTCGCCAAACTGCGTCAATACTGGGTTTTGACAAAGAGTTTACAAACTGGGTTGTTGCTCGTGACCGGCATCGCCGGTTATTTGAGCGCGCGGTGTCCGTTCACGCGTGGCGAAACATTGCTTGCCGTTACAGCCAGTCTTTTTCTCGCGATTGCCGGGAGCACGGTGCTCAACATGGTCTGGGATCGCGACATTGACGCGGTGATGCGACGTACGTGTGCGCGCCCGTTGCCGGTCGGCAAGGTAAGCGCGCGCGAAGGCGCGGCGCTTGGCATCGCAATGTCGGTCGTTGGAATCGCGTGGGCGAGCGCGCTCGCGCCGCTGTACGGTGTGATCGTTTTTGCGGGTTGGTTCTGCGATGTTGTGATTTACACGATGTGGCTCAAACGACGCACACCCTGGTCTATCCTCTGGGGTGGGATTGCCGGCGCGATGCCGATTCTCGCCGGACGCGCGCTTGGAACCGGCACGATTGACGCGATCGGCATTCTGCTCGCGCTCGCCATTTTGTTGTGGATTCCAACGCACATGCTGACGTTCGGCATCAAGTATGCTGAACAGTATCGCGCCGCGGGTGTGCCGGTATTTCCGAACGCATACGGCGAACGACTCACACGCGTCGCCATTGCCGGGGCAACAAGCGCGGCGGTCATCGCGATGGTGCTCGCGGCGTGGCACATTCGTTTGCCCTGGACGTACTTTCACCTCGCGCTGTGGCTGGGCATCGCACTCGTCGCGTTCACGTTCGTTAGTATCGCGCGACAATCGCCTGAGTTGAATTTCGGTCTGTACAAATTCGCATCGCTCTACATGCTCGGCGCGATGGCGCTGATTATGCTGGGAGCGACTGGCGGATAG
- a CDS encoding formylglycine-generating enzyme family protein → MTNRLAFVSLLAWLIVACAPIAPTAAPLRADTGVDPESWATIPAGEFAMGQHNARVQIAKPYEMMVTLVTNAQYARYLNQALGAGAVKLVNQQIVGTYPGDKFTGKRHEKKIDAGEYLHVPVGNPDSRLVFDGKTFAVKPGYENHPVVAITWFGAQAYCAFAGGRLPTEAEWEKAARGTDPRAYPWGDDIALNQANSYASRDPAEKSFGAQGDTTPVGFYNGKTYDGYPTRDAQSPYGLYDMAGNVWQWTGDVYAGMHYRFMRGGSKSVYAYNLSVWSRNSAEPDFYGPSVGFRCARSR, encoded by the coding sequence ATGACAAATCGGCTCGCATTCGTGTCACTCCTCGCCTGGCTGATTGTCGCGTGCGCGCCAATCGCGCCGACCGCCGCGCCGCTACGGGCAGACACCGGCGTTGATCCCGAATCCTGGGCGACGATTCCCGCCGGCGAATTCGCGATGGGGCAACACAATGCGCGCGTCCAGATCGCCAAGCCGTACGAAATGATGGTCACACTCGTGACGAACGCGCAGTACGCGCGCTATCTCAACCAGGCGCTTGGCGCCGGCGCGGTCAAGCTCGTCAATCAACAAATCGTCGGCACGTACCCGGGCGACAAGTTCACGGGCAAGCGTCACGAAAAGAAAATTGATGCGGGCGAGTACCTGCACGTGCCTGTCGGCAACCCGGATTCGCGTCTTGTGTTCGATGGAAAAACATTCGCGGTGAAACCAGGTTACGAAAATCATCCAGTCGTCGCGATCACATGGTTTGGCGCGCAGGCGTACTGCGCGTTTGCGGGTGGGCGTCTGCCGACTGAAGCGGAGTGGGAAAAAGCCGCGCGCGGCACAGACCCGCGCGCGTATCCCTGGGGCGACGACATCGCGCTAAACCAAGCGAACTCGTACGCGAGCCGCGACCCAGCCGAAAAATCGTTTGGCGCGCAAGGTGATACAACGCCGGTCGGTTTCTACAACGGCAAGACGTACGACGGCTATCCAACGCGCGATGCCCAGAGTCCGTATGGTTTGTACGATATGGCGGGCAATGTGTGGCAGTGGACTGGTGATGTGTACGCCGGGATGCACTATCGTTTTATGCGCGGCGGAAGCAAAAGCGTGTACGCGTACAACTTGAGCGTCTGGTCGCGCAACAGCGCCGAGCCGGATTTCTACGGACCCAGTGTTGGGTTCCGGTGTGCGCGGAGCAGATGA
- a CDS encoding Crp/Fnr family transcriptional regulator translates to MYDASSLAEQLRTVPHFQGMRTADLTTIVAAGQVRRFPVGSLIFGEGEASAGMFVLMNGRVQLYKLGPQGHESIISVVEPIIMFNEVSALDGGVNLATARATQDCTTWNVSHESFHALLERYPLIGLGLLRVLALRYRVLVAQYEDLSFRSVLSRTAKLLLDLSHNGARTIDRHAHSNQELAARIATVPEALSRSLKAFKDEGHIVSTRAHIQVRDPAMLARLAQLETTLFRG, encoded by the coding sequence ATGTACGACGCGTCATCGCTCGCCGAACAACTGCGGACCGTCCCCCATTTTCAAGGGATGCGTACAGCGGATCTCACCACAATTGTCGCGGCAGGACAAGTACGTCGGTTCCCGGTTGGGTCGCTCATTTTCGGCGAAGGCGAAGCGAGCGCTGGCATGTTCGTGTTGATGAATGGACGCGTGCAGTTGTATAAACTCGGTCCGCAAGGACACGAATCCATCATCTCCGTCGTCGAGCCGATCATCATGTTCAACGAGGTCAGCGCGCTCGACGGCGGCGTCAATCTTGCGACCGCACGCGCGACCCAAGACTGCACGACGTGGAATGTGAGCCATGAAAGTTTCCACGCGTTGTTGGAGCGCTATCCACTCATCGGGTTGGGCTTGCTCCGCGTACTCGCGCTGCGCTACCGCGTGCTCGTGGCGCAGTACGAAGACCTCTCGTTTCGTTCCGTCCTCTCGCGCACCGCGAAACTTTTGCTCGACCTCAGCCACAATGGCGCGCGCACGATTGACCGCCACGCGCATTCGAATCAAGAACTCGCCGCGCGCATCGCGACGGTACCCGAAGCGTTGAGTCGTTCGCTGAAAGCGTTCAAAGATGAAGGGCACATCGTTTCCACACGCGCGCACATTCAAGTGCGCGATCCCGCGATGCTCGCGCGATTGGCGCAATTGGAGACCACCCTCTTTCGCGGCTGA
- the tatC gene encoding twin-arginine translocase subunit TatC, translated as MPEEKRMGFLDHLEEIRRRLFIALIAILVTTTIAYFFADTLLYLLTAPAGNLKLQAPSPMDGFMVRFRVALYGGIALAAPIWIYQVLKFLEPGLLPHEKRWLVPGVVAMVVLFLLGNLFGYVMLSNMFTVLIGMFGDPNASPIAYLPMADQYISFVTYFLLATGIAFELPIVLLVLVRIGIVSPQQLRKQRKIAWFVIFVFAELVTPVADPIVAPTVVMMPMVLLYEIALFASRWVVPKPAPTIAPQKTA; from the coding sequence ATGCCCGAAGAAAAACGCATGGGGTTTCTCGATCATCTCGAAGAAATCCGCCGCCGCTTGTTCATCGCGTTGATCGCGATTCTCGTCACGACGACGATTGCCTACTTTTTTGCTGATACATTGTTGTACCTTTTGACCGCGCCCGCCGGCAACCTCAAGCTTCAAGCGCCCAGCCCGATGGACGGCTTTATGGTACGTTTTCGCGTCGCGCTGTACGGCGGCATTGCGCTCGCCGCGCCGATCTGGATCTATCAGGTGCTCAAGTTCCTCGAACCTGGCTTGTTGCCGCATGAAAAACGCTGGCTCGTCCCTGGCGTCGTCGCGATGGTGGTGCTCTTTCTGCTGGGCAACCTCTTCGGCTATGTGATGTTGAGCAACATGTTCACCGTGTTGATCGGAATGTTTGGCGACCCGAATGCAAGCCCGATCGCGTATCTCCCGATGGCAGATCAGTACATCTCGTTCGTCACCTATTTTCTATTAGCCACCGGCATTGCGTTTGAATTGCCAATCGTGCTCCTGGTGCTCGTCCGCATCGGCATTGTAAGCCCGCAACAACTTCGCAAGCAGCGCAAAATTGCATGGTTCGTCATCTTTGTTTTCGCCGAACTCGTGACGCCCGTGGCTGATCCCATCGTCGCGCCAACCGTCGTGATGATGCCGATGGTGTTGCTGTACGAAATCGCGCTCTTTGCATCGCGCTGGGTTGTGCCGAAACCCGCCCCCACCATCGCTCCGCAAAAAACCGCGTAA
- a CDS encoding twin-arginine translocase TatA/TatE family subunit codes for MFGLQPTHLVIILVVALLIFGPSRLPELGKAIGRTLKEFQSATKEATQSLNEELQKPADVKKEEPPAPKS; via the coding sequence ATGTTTGGTTTGCAACCTACCCATTTGGTCATCATTCTGGTTGTGGCGCTGTTGATTTTCGGTCCCTCGCGTTTGCCGGAGTTGGGCAAAGCAATCGGCAGGACGTTGAAAGAATTCCAAAGCGCGACGAAAGAAGCGACCCAGAGTTTGAACGAAGAATTGCAAAAGCCCGCCGACGTCAAGAAGGAAGAACCACCCGCGCCCAAGTCCTAG
- the xpt gene encoding xanthine phosphoribosyltransferase — MQELQDRILKEGRNLGGGILKVDSFLNHQIDPALMVRVGGELAHRLAHTQPTKVLTAETSGIAPALATAAALNIPLVFARKSPPLTMDYTIVREACQSRTHNKQVELMVSTEYLRAGDRVLIVDDFLATAQTILALARLTAKVNAQLVGIGTVIEKEFEHGRENARDLNVPITSLAVIASMDDGKIVFK; from the coding sequence ATGCAAGAGTTGCAAGATCGGATTCTCAAGGAAGGGCGCAACCTGGGCGGCGGCATTCTCAAGGTAGATTCGTTTCTCAATCATCAAATTGATCCCGCATTGATGGTGCGGGTCGGCGGCGAATTGGCGCACCGCTTGGCGCACACGCAGCCGACCAAAGTGTTGACTGCGGAAACGAGCGGCATCGCGCCCGCGCTCGCCACCGCGGCGGCGCTCAACATTCCGCTCGTCTTTGCGCGCAAGAGTCCGCCGTTGACGATGGATTACACGATTGTGCGCGAAGCGTGCCAATCGCGTACGCACAACAAGCAGGTCGAACTGATGGTCTCGACCGAGTACTTGCGCGCCGGTGATCGCGTGTTGATCGTGGATGATTTTCTCGCCACCGCGCAAACAATCCTCGCACTCGCGCGCTTGACGGCGAAGGTCAACGCGCAACTCGTTGGCATCGGGACCGTGATCGAAAAAGAATTCGAACACGGACGCGAAAACGCGCGCGATCTCAACGTGCCGATTACCAGTCTCGCGGTCATCGCGAGCATGGACGACGGCAAAATCGTATTCAAATAA
- the guaA gene encoding glutamine-hydrolyzing GMP synthase, protein MSDTIAILDFGSQYTQLIARRVRELAVYSELVPYDATRDEIARLNPRGIILSGGPASVYDDGAPTLPDYVLDLGIPVLGICYGMGLLALNLGGRVERSAQREYGPATIQVDRAESLFADLPASLDVWMSHGDQITALPPGFTALAHSDTCPFAAMADPARKLYALQFHPEVAHTPRGTDILRHFLYDVCACHGDWTPHAFIESSIAQIRARVGNGRVLCALSGGVDSTVAATLVGRAIGEQLVCVFVDHGLLREGEARAVIELFQQKLDLEIVPVDASARFLTKLQDVTDPEAKRKIIGTEFVRVFEETAESLASDKPMRFLAQGTLYPDVIESRAPERRAAARIKTHHNVGGLPEDLQFELIEPLRYLFKDEVRAVGLELGLPEQVVYRQPFPGPGLAVRILGAVTQDRIMMLRGADAITREEIERAGLGREVWQYFAVLTPLKTVGVMGDGRTYDNVVAIRAVTSSDGMTADWARLPYEVLARISSRIVNEVRGVNRVVYDVTSKPPGTIEWE, encoded by the coding sequence TTGTCCGACACAATCGCAATTCTCGATTTCGGTTCACAGTACACACAACTGATTGCGCGGCGCGTGCGCGAACTTGCCGTTTACTCCGAGCTTGTGCCGTACGATGCAACGCGCGACGAAATCGCGCGGCTCAATCCGCGCGGCATCATCTTGTCCGGCGGTCCTGCCAGTGTCTACGACGATGGCGCGCCCACATTGCCGGATTATGTGCTCGACCTGGGTATTCCGGTTCTCGGTATTTGCTACGGGATGGGCTTGCTCGCGCTCAACCTCGGCGGACGCGTTGAACGGTCGGCGCAACGCGAGTACGGTCCGGCGACGATTCAAGTGGATCGCGCGGAAAGTCTGTTCGCCGATTTGCCCGCGTCGCTCGACGTGTGGATGAGCCACGGCGATCAAATCACCGCGTTGCCACCTGGGTTTACCGCGCTCGCGCACAGCGACACGTGTCCCTTCGCCGCGATGGCAGACCCTGCGCGAAAATTGTACGCATTGCAATTCCATCCCGAAGTGGCGCACACGCCGCGCGGCACCGACATCTTGCGCCATTTTCTCTACGATGTGTGCGCGTGTCACGGCGATTGGACACCGCACGCGTTCATCGAATCGTCCATCGCGCAAATTCGCGCGCGCGTCGGCAATGGACGCGTGTTGTGCGCGTTGAGCGGCGGCGTTGATTCGACGGTCGCCGCGACGCTCGTCGGCCGCGCGATTGGCGAGCAGTTGGTGTGCGTGTTTGTAGATCATGGACTCTTGCGCGAGGGCGAAGCGCGCGCGGTGATCGAATTGTTCCAACAAAAACTTGATCTGGAAATCGTGCCGGTGGACGCGAGCGCGCGTTTTCTCACCAAGTTGCAAGACGTGACCGACCCGGAAGCCAAGCGCAAGATCATCGGCACAGAATTTGTGCGCGTGTTTGAAGAGACCGCCGAGTCGCTCGCGAGCGACAAGCCAATGCGATTTCTCGCGCAAGGCACGCTGTACCCGGATGTCATCGAATCGCGCGCGCCGGAACGCCGCGCCGCCGCGCGCATCAAAACGCATCACAATGTTGGCGGGCTGCCGGAGGATTTGCAATTCGAGTTGATCGAGCCGTTGCGCTATCTTTTCAAAGACGAAGTACGGGCGGTGGGCTTGGAATTAGGTTTGCCGGAGCAAGTGGTCTATCGTCAACCCTTCCCAGGTCCAGGTCTCGCCGTGCGAATTCTCGGCGCGGTTACCCAAGACCGAATTATGATGCTGCGCGGCGCGGATGCGATCACGCGCGAAGAGATCGAACGCGCGGGATTGGGGCGCGAGGTGTGGCAGTACTTTGCCGTACTGACGCCGCTCAAGACGGTCGGCGTGATGGGCGATGGGCGCACGTACGATAACGTCGTCGCGATTCGCGCGGTGACGAGCAGTGACGGGATGACGGCGGACTGGGCGCGCTTGCCGTACGAGGTGCTGGCGCGCATCAGCAGTCGCATCGTCAACGAAGTGCGCGGAGTAAATCGCGTCGTCTACGACGTGACGAGCAAACCACCGGGAACGATTGAGTGGGAGTAG
- a CDS encoding deoxynucleoside kinase, producing the protein MSKNFYIAIEGVIGVGKTTLVRLAQREFNAQVLLEVFEENPFLARFYQDRKRYAFQTQIFFLLSRYHQQHEAVPAALAQSDLISDYSFDKNKIFARLTIDGDELAMYESVQDIMATKIPSPDLVVYLRAETDTLMERIALRDRAYERAMEREYIAALADAYENFFAHYTAAPVLTIDTDQLDIVRHADDLRAVLDRIRAKLQVGVYQQTLFENGKAKE; encoded by the coding sequence TTGTCGAAAAATTTCTACATCGCCATCGAAGGCGTCATCGGCGTCGGCAAGACGACGCTCGTGCGATTGGCGCAACGCGAGTTTAACGCCCAGGTTCTGCTCGAAGTGTTCGAGGAGAATCCATTTCTCGCGCGCTTTTATCAGGATCGCAAGCGGTACGCGTTTCAAACCCAGATTTTCTTTTTGCTCAGTCGCTACCATCAACAGCACGAAGCCGTACCTGCCGCGCTCGCGCAAAGCGATCTGATTAGTGATTACTCGTTCGACAAGAACAAGATTTTCGCACGCTTGACGATTGACGGCGACGAACTGGCGATGTACGAAAGCGTCCAAGACATCATGGCAACCAAGATTCCGTCGCCCGATCTGGTCGTCTATTTGCGCGCCGAGACCGATACATTGATGGAGCGCATCGCATTGCGCGACCGCGCGTACGAGCGCGCGATGGAACGCGAGTACATCGCCGCGCTCGCGGACGCGTACGAGAATTTTTTCGCGCACTATACCGCTGCGCCGGTGCTGACGATTGACACCGATCAATTGGATATCGTGCGCCACGCCGATGACTTGCGCGCGGTGCTCGATCGCATTCGCGCCAAACTTCAAGTCGGCGTTTATCAACAAACCCTGTTTGAAAATGGCAAGGCGAAGGAGTAA
- a CDS encoding alcohol dehydrogenase catalytic domain-containing protein, protein MNALVFDGEIKLVRDYPTPHAPAGEARVRVLRAGICNTDIEIVKGYMGYRGVLGHEFVGVTDDGTRVVGEINAYCGECPTCLRGDPTHCPNRTTLGIVNRDGAFAEYLTLPTRILHRVPDLVSDAQAVFVEPLAAACEITERIHIHPTDRVAVIGDGKLGLLCAQVLALTGCDLLVVGRHASKLAILARRGIATTTDADAMRGAFDLVVDCAGHASGFELARKLLRPRGTLVLKSTFHGAQEMPFAPIVIDEISIIGSRCGPFAPALRLLEQRLVDVDSLSTAEYPLVRGVEAFERAVQPGVLKVQLVMQEIRK, encoded by the coding sequence ATGAACGCACTCGTCTTTGATGGTGAAATCAAACTCGTGCGCGATTATCCAACGCCGCACGCGCCTGCCGGCGAAGCGCGCGTGCGCGTGTTGCGCGCGGGGATTTGCAACACTGACATCGAAATCGTCAAAGGATACATGGGCTATCGCGGCGTGCTGGGTCACGAGTTCGTCGGCGTGACCGATGATGGGACGCGCGTCGTCGGCGAGATCAACGCGTACTGCGGCGAATGCCCGACGTGTTTGCGCGGCGATCCGACCCACTGTCCAAATCGCACAACGCTCGGCATCGTGAATCGCGATGGCGCGTTCGCCGAGTACCTGACTTTGCCCACGCGGATTTTGCATCGCGTTCCCGATTTAGTTTCCGACGCGCAAGCCGTGTTCGTCGAGCCGCTCGCCGCCGCGTGTGAAATCACGGAGCGCATCCACATTCACCCGACCGATCGCGTCGCGGTGATTGGCGATGGCAAACTGGGTCTGCTCTGCGCGCAAGTCCTCGCGCTGACCGGTTGCGATTTGCTCGTCGTCGGTCGGCACGCGAGCAAGCTCGCGATTCTCGCGCGCCGCGGCATCGCGACGACGACCGACGCAGACGCGATGCGCGGCGCGTTCGATCTCGTGGTGGATTGCGCGGGACACGCAAGCGGATTCGAGTTGGCGCGAAAATTGTTGCGCCCGCGTGGAACGCTCGTGCTGAAATCCACATTTCACGGTGCGCAAGAGATGCCGTTCGCGCCGATTGTGATTGATGAAATTTCGATCATCGGTTCGCGGTGTGGACCATTCGCACCCGCGTTGCGTTTGCTCGAACAACGACTTGTGGACGTGGACTCGCTCAGCACCGCCGAGTATCCGCTTGTGCGCGGCGTCGAAGCGTTTGAACGCGCGGTTCAGCCGGGCGTGTTGAAAGTACAACTTGTCATGCAGGAAATAAGGAAATGA
- the rpoD gene encoding RNA polymerase sigma factor RpoD, whose translation MKKTKKSSSVLVLAANLPGAKPDAAWARAADLPDQDAALDALVKKAGPRKRLSIEQVREVFPEIEDDPEQIADLKQLLGEMRIKIVNNGRLPVPEEIEPEEESAPEKDTVAPLEFDVPEVVGDPVRMYLREIGRVPLLNSQDETRLATAMEQGEAAHKSLERKQINAKTKTRLEATIQSAELARQKLAEANLRLVVSVAKRYIGRGMSLLDLIQEGNIGLLRAVERFDQSKGFKFSTYATWWIRQAITRAIADQARTIRIPVHMVETINRLLRVSRRLTQELGREPTSDEIALEMEILPPEDRRAILEEQAEGESLEPMLERRLKRAALKVRRILKIAQEPMSLETPVGTEENSSLADFIEDESVPGPADQASRQLLKEQMQDVLDQLGERERRVLELRFGLRDGQARTLEEVGQEFGVTRERIRQIEAKALRKLRHPLRSRKLKDYLA comes from the coding sequence ATGAAAAAGACCAAAAAGTCTTCATCCGTGTTGGTGCTCGCGGCGAATTTGCCCGGCGCGAAACCGGATGCGGCGTGGGCGCGCGCGGCGGACTTGCCCGATCAAGACGCCGCGCTCGACGCGCTCGTCAAAAAAGCCGGACCGCGCAAACGTTTGTCCATCGAACAGGTGCGCGAAGTATTTCCGGAGATCGAAGACGATCCGGAACAAATCGCCGATTTGAAACAACTGCTCGGCGAGATGCGCATCAAGATCGTGAACAACGGGCGTCTCCCAGTGCCGGAAGAAATCGAACCTGAAGAAGAATCCGCACCGGAAAAAGACACGGTCGCGCCACTCGAATTCGATGTGCCCGAGGTGGTTGGCGATCCGGTGCGAATGTATTTGCGCGAGATCGGGCGCGTACCACTGCTCAATTCGCAGGACGAAACACGCCTGGCAACTGCGATGGAACAGGGCGAAGCCGCGCACAAATCGCTCGAACGCAAGCAGATCAACGCGAAAACAAAAACGCGTTTAGAAGCCACGATTCAATCCGCGGAACTCGCGCGACAAAAACTCGCCGAGGCGAATTTGCGTTTGGTCGTCAGCGTCGCCAAGCGCTACATCGGACGCGGGATGTCGTTGCTCGATTTGATTCAGGAAGGCAACATCGGATTGTTGCGCGCGGTCGAACGGTTCGATCAATCCAAGGGGTTCAAGTTTTCGACGTACGCGACCTGGTGGATTCGCCAGGCGATCACGCGCGCGATTGCCGATCAAGCGCGCACGATTCGCATTCCGGTGCACATGGTCGAAACGATCAATCGGTTGTTGCGTGTGTCGCGCCGCTTGACCCAGGAACTGGGACGCGAGCCGACCTCCGACGAAATCGCGCTCGAGATGGAAATTCTCCCGCCCGAAGATCGCCGCGCGATACTCGAAGAGCAAGCCGAAGGCGAGTCGCTCGAACCGATGCTCGAACGCCGCTTGAAACGCGCCGCGCTCAAAGTGCGCCGCATTCTGAAAATCGCGCAAGAGCCAATGTCGCTCGAAACACCGGTCGGCACCGAAGAAAATTCGTCGCTCGCCGATTTCATCGAGGACGAGTCCGTGCCCGGTCCCGCCGACCAGGCATCGCGCCAATTGCTCAAGGAGCAGATGCAGGACGTGCTCGACCAGTTGGGCGAGCGCGAGCGCCGCGTGCTGGAACTGCGCTTTGGTCTGCGCGATGGGCAAGCGCGCACGCTCGAAGAAGTCGGACAAGAATTTGGCGTTACGCGCGAACGTATTCGCCAAATCGAAGCGAAAGCGTTACGCAAATTGCGGCATCCGTTGCGAAGCCGGAAACTGAAAGATTATCTCGCGTAA